One part of the Sorangiineae bacterium MSr11954 genome encodes these proteins:
- a CDS encoding efflux RND transporter periplasmic adaptor subunit, whose amino-acid sequence MLGLILVIGILGGVKGWQISNLMAMGKEAAKQGPPPESVGTAVASEQTWEGTLSAVGSVTSLKGVALSNDAPGVVTRISFESGQVVRQGQVLVELDVNVERTQLASAEARKELAMTNVTRTRALVEKGAIAQSQLDTDDAQLKTATADVENIKAQIARKQIRAPFSGRLGIRNVNLGQYLSPGTSLTVLEAINAVYVDFTLPQQRLSDITVGMPVRLESTEDAGAPREGTVAAVDPSIDTATRAIKVRASVPNKDEKLRPGMFVNVSVVLPTRASTVTVPLPAVVHAPYGDSVFVAEDKKADAPGGTKTPDGRPIKTARQQFVRVGEARGDFVEILDGIKAGQEVVTSGAFKLRNGAPITIDNKVQPKPQLNPAVENK is encoded by the coding sequence GTGTTGGGGCTTATCCTGGTCATTGGAATTCTTGGTGGAGTCAAAGGTTGGCAAATCTCCAACCTGATGGCGATGGGAAAGGAGGCCGCCAAACAAGGGCCGCCACCCGAGTCGGTCGGTACGGCCGTCGCGAGCGAACAGACCTGGGAGGGAACGTTGTCGGCCGTGGGAAGCGTAACTTCCCTCAAAGGGGTGGCTCTGAGCAACGATGCCCCAGGTGTGGTAACTCGGATCAGCTTCGAGTCCGGGCAGGTCGTTCGACAGGGTCAAGTTCTCGTCGAACTCGATGTGAACGTCGAGCGCACGCAGCTTGCATCGGCCGAAGCTCGTAAGGAGCTGGCCATGACGAACGTCACGCGCACCCGTGCGCTCGTCGAGAAGGGCGCCATCGCGCAGTCCCAACTCGACACCGACGACGCGCAGCTCAAGACCGCCACGGCCGACGTCGAGAACATCAAAGCGCAGATCGCGCGCAAGCAGATTCGGGCGCCCTTCTCGGGCCGGCTCGGCATTCGCAACGTCAACCTCGGTCAGTATTTGAGCCCGGGCACCTCGCTGACGGTGCTCGAAGCCATCAACGCCGTGTACGTGGACTTCACCCTCCCGCAGCAGCGGCTCTCCGATATTACGGTCGGTATGCCCGTTCGCCTCGAGAGCACCGAGGACGCGGGCGCGCCGCGTGAAGGAACGGTCGCGGCCGTCGACCCTTCCATCGATACGGCGACCCGCGCGATCAAGGTGCGGGCAAGCGTGCCGAACAAGGACGAGAAGCTTCGGCCCGGTATGTTCGTCAACGTTTCGGTCGTTCTGCCCACGCGGGCGAGCACGGTGACCGTGCCCCTCCCGGCCGTGGTCCACGCGCCGTACGGGGACTCGGTCTTCGTGGCCGAGGACAAGAAGGCGGATGCTCCGGGTGGTACCAAGACGCCGGATGGCAGGCCCATCAAGACCGCGCGGCAGCAGTTCGTGCGGGTGGGGGAGGCGCGCGGCGACTTCGTCGAGATCCTCGATGGGATCAAGGCGGGCCAGGAGGTCGTGACCTCGGGCGCGTTCAAACTGCGCAACGGCGCGCCCATCACGATCGATAACAAGGTGCAGCCAAAACCGCAGCTCAACCCTGCGGTCGAGAACAAGTGA
- a CDS encoding respiratory nitrate reductase subunit gamma: protein MKFAILFAVIPYVAAATFVVGLIGRFLLLGKRWPAQPVWSRASQRRKPGHRALAGAVIILVTLAHLAVLLAPGAVLAWNAVAWRLYALEGAAFAVGLLALVLGARALRRCFGNRAPSAAAEITDVVFLALLLTGIVSGLGLAAFYRWGSSWAAVTLTPYVASLTHARPQTEFLSEMPFLVQLHVFTAFAALALFPFSSVALAAMMATRRALTPPGEQPQSGSRWRILGDRRRRA from the coding sequence ATGAAGTTTGCGATCCTCTTCGCCGTCATTCCTTACGTGGCCGCCGCGACCTTCGTCGTGGGGCTGATCGGTCGCTTTCTGCTCCTCGGCAAGCGTTGGCCGGCGCAACCCGTATGGTCCCGCGCGTCCCAGCGCCGCAAGCCGGGTCATCGCGCGCTCGCGGGCGCCGTGATCATTCTGGTGACCCTGGCGCACCTCGCGGTGCTCCTCGCGCCGGGCGCCGTCCTGGCGTGGAACGCGGTCGCGTGGCGTCTGTACGCGCTGGAGGGGGCCGCGTTCGCCGTGGGCCTGCTCGCGCTGGTGCTCGGCGCGCGCGCCCTCCGGCGCTGCTTCGGGAATCGAGCGCCCTCGGCGGCCGCCGAGATCACCGACGTGGTCTTTCTCGCGCTCCTGCTCACCGGGATCGTGAGCGGCTTGGGCCTCGCGGCCTTCTACCGTTGGGGCTCCTCGTGGGCCGCGGTCACCTTGACACCGTACGTCGCGTCGTTGACCCATGCGCGCCCGCAGACCGAGTTCCTCTCCGAGATGCCGTTCCTGGTGCAGCTCCACGTGTTCACGGCCTTCGCCGCCCTGGCGCTCTTTCCCTTCAGCAGCGTGGCGTTGGCCGCCATGATGGCCACCCGGCGCGCGCTCACCCCGCCGGGGGAGCAGCCGCAATCCGGATCGCGCTGGCGCATCCTCGGTGACCGGCGGCGTCGCGCATGA
- the glmM gene encoding phosphoglucosamine mutase, translated as MRNLFGTDGVRGTANEMPMTPELAMQLGRAVTFLVGRGKKHVPRVLIGKDTRLSGYMLEQALAAGICSMGGRVILCGPVPTPAVAHLTTAMRADAGIVISASHNPYQDNGIKIFGEDGFKLPDEEEAEIERLMGQDALLSPRPTGPGIGRAEKLEDARGRYVTFAKNTFPRDLTLDGVRVVVDAAHGAAYKTAPSVFAELGASLWCLGVKPNGTNINRDAGALHPDNVRAEVVRRRAHIGIALDGDADRLIVVDEKGQIVDGDAVMAMCASRMLMAGELKKNTLVATVMSNLGLERAIETMGGKMIRTAVGDRYVVEAMRSGGYNLGGEQSGHLIFLDHASTGDGTIAALQVLALMMRTGKPLSSLAHASMERVPQVLENVNLAARKPLEEMPTLSALSDKVKKGLGDEGRILIRWSGTEPKLRIMLEGPNPDQLVIWAKDLATAAKKDTRAE; from the coding sequence ATGCGCAATTTATTCGGGACCGACGGTGTGCGGGGGACGGCCAACGAAATGCCGATGACCCCCGAGCTGGCGATGCAGCTCGGACGCGCGGTCACGTTCCTGGTGGGGCGCGGGAAAAAGCACGTTCCGCGCGTCCTCATTGGCAAAGATACGAGGCTTTCCGGTTACATGCTGGAGCAAGCCCTCGCCGCTGGAATCTGCTCGATGGGCGGTCGGGTCATTCTCTGCGGGCCGGTCCCCACCCCTGCGGTAGCCCATTTGACGACCGCCATGCGGGCCGACGCGGGAATCGTGATCAGCGCCAGCCATAATCCATATCAGGACAACGGGATCAAGATTTTTGGCGAGGACGGCTTCAAGCTGCCCGACGAAGAAGAGGCGGAAATCGAGCGCTTGATGGGCCAAGACGCGCTCCTCAGCCCCCGCCCCACGGGGCCCGGCATCGGGCGCGCCGAAAAACTGGAAGACGCGCGCGGACGCTACGTCACTTTTGCAAAGAACACATTCCCGCGCGATCTCACCTTGGACGGTGTGCGCGTGGTGGTCGACGCCGCCCATGGCGCGGCCTACAAAACGGCGCCCAGTGTCTTTGCGGAGCTGGGGGCCAGCCTTTGGTGCCTGGGGGTCAAGCCCAATGGCACGAACATCAACCGCGACGCCGGTGCATTGCACCCCGATAATGTGCGGGCCGAGGTGGTGCGACGTCGTGCACACATCGGTATTGCGCTGGATGGCGATGCCGACCGGCTCATCGTGGTTGACGAAAAAGGTCAAATCGTCGACGGCGACGCGGTGATGGCCATGTGCGCCAGCCGGATGCTCATGGCCGGCGAGCTGAAAAAAAATACATTGGTGGCCACCGTGATGAGCAACTTGGGCTTGGAACGGGCGATCGAGACCATGGGCGGCAAGATGATCCGCACCGCGGTGGGCGATCGCTACGTGGTCGAGGCCATGCGCTCGGGCGGCTACAATTTGGGCGGTGAGCAATCGGGGCACTTGATCTTTCTCGATCATGCGTCCACCGGCGACGGGACCATCGCGGCGCTGCAGGTCCTGGCGCTGATGATGCGCACCGGAAAGCCGCTCTCCTCCCTCGCGCACGCCTCGATGGAGCGCGTGCCGCAGGTGCTGGAAAACGTAAACCTCGCTGCACGAAAGCCGCTGGAGGAAATGCCGACCCTCAGCGCCTTGAGCGACAAGGTGAAAAAGGGGCTTGGCGACGAGGGGCGCATCCTCATTCGCTGGAGCGGCACGGAGCCCAAGCTCCGCATCATGCTGGAGGGGCCGAACCCCGATCAGCTGGTGATCTGGGCCAAGGATCTGGCCACGGCCGCCAAGAAAGATACGCGCGCGGAGTAG
- a CDS encoding cytochrome c: MHRWSGGILAIVIVAAASFAGPARGADPDAAGSKEAKRIFTQRCTACHTFGKGAKVCADLKGVTERRDRAWLIKFIRSAQSLVDAGDPTATALYEEYKRMRMPDWNDLSDEQIGTLLDWFAANGPEHIDLDNLSADLATPGDIDAGRALFAGATRLTSGGIACKNCHNVSDGRAGTAGSLGPDLTGTYTRYGDRALGAFLKRPCFRRAPDSAANEYLTAQEIFALKSYLRRVALDTSSHPIGAKR, encoded by the coding sequence ATGCACCGTTGGAGCGGCGGCATCCTTGCCATTGTCATTGTCGCTGCCGCCTCGTTCGCGGGGCCCGCGCGCGGCGCCGATCCCGACGCGGCCGGCAGCAAGGAAGCAAAACGGATCTTCACGCAGCGCTGCACGGCGTGCCACACCTTCGGAAAGGGCGCGAAGGTTTGCGCGGACCTCAAGGGCGTTACCGAGCGCCGCGATCGGGCATGGCTGATCAAGTTCATTCGCTCCGCGCAGAGCCTGGTCGACGCCGGCGACCCCACCGCGACGGCGCTCTACGAAGAATACAAACGCATGCGAATGCCCGATTGGAACGATCTCTCGGATGAGCAGATTGGCACCTTGCTCGATTGGTTTGCCGCCAACGGCCCCGAGCACATCGACCTCGACAATCTGTCCGCCGATCTGGCGACACCAGGAGACATCGACGCAGGCCGCGCGCTCTTCGCGGGCGCGACCCGGCTCACCAGCGGAGGGATCGCGTGCAAAAACTGCCACAACGTGAGCGATGGCCGCGCGGGCACCGCCGGGAGCCTGGGGCCAGACCTCACGGGCACGTATACGCGCTACGGCGATCGCGCGCTCGGCGCGTTCCTCAAGCGCCCCTGCTTCCGCCGCGCGCCCGACTCCGCCGCCAACGAGTACCTGACGGCGCAGGAGATCTTTGCCTTGAAATCTTACCTACGCCGGGTCGCGCTCGATACCTCGAGCCATCCCATTGGAGCAAAGCGATGA
- a CDS encoding Ig-like domain-containing protein, producing the protein MKAVKALALTVTVAGTAGLVYQPPVDLTDIPNRIPEAPPYVTAEAESFPPPYEELWRSQNHPAQCKNCHATIFEQWNGSMMSNAWRDPVWRGAFLLLARAVSTNGECDTPAPPDGTPKARHNPFAKEGACASEFSLASGTHTVSRPGSLLDGFCSRCHMPANFIDNVPLHNVTVDRETGLESGKLDPRFNPTSDNGTGFAFATLDSQYRNTEPGKNGVFCAVCHSFTATRDTPFHNYARSGNEYAPAVGERTRAELLPPAQEDAFGVADPTVRNLGYSIGAGSYRLSPHAIANPERVGPLAANAPLSPIDTNTSQVFGQDVPYQVVDPSKHRGFHQAMFVRSEMCASCHDVTNALPIRNHVGKWVGGFPIERTYTEWANSRYADRPGNRNFDPRTKRDCQSCHMQQDFGQPGTAQTLYENGEPGRPLPIPNAPVAEGGKPRPFFTHHFVGGNALVPHLIGKGIDSAGRVAPYPELLATSFSSADHKSPYSRAVWAHTDRKGPYAQQARMAWDRLRHVLRMDLTSSRSARAGEPLPIAITLANTGSGHDFPTGFPEGRNAWLAVHAYDLATGTELPIRDAVWGRTSVGIGNLTTEEMVDPSFPGCNWKLPAGSADPYAPQFKAVASLGDGCPTLDLPYAAPLNLVTNKAGLPIDEGGRVVDASNPTGLVQFKDINGNGDLFDDSFLSDTRFKPMPQPEATKAIHRYSVMVPAGTRGPIAVAASVYYQSVEAIVALKFLGNMADTNENFVLEPCVLGGRCDGRKPSTEPAVVEGAPPVPMVARSLEIPIDGVAPDTSAPRVQTYPAPNADRVYPDVVVKAFVSKPIRALDARTFTLEGPHGPVPAWVDPIGDGAWGLFPNAIRLEPGKTYTARIKAGVCDLASNCTTRDLVWSFTVAADDTQAAGDTTILAGFIR; encoded by the coding sequence ATGAAAGCCGTCAAAGCCCTGGCGCTCACCGTGACCGTGGCCGGCACCGCGGGCCTGGTGTACCAGCCGCCGGTCGACCTCACGGACATTCCCAACCGCATCCCCGAGGCGCCGCCGTATGTCACGGCCGAGGCGGAGAGCTTTCCGCCGCCCTACGAAGAGCTCTGGCGCTCGCAGAACCACCCCGCCCAGTGCAAGAACTGCCACGCCACCATCTTCGAGCAGTGGAACGGCTCCATGATGTCCAACGCGTGGCGCGATCCGGTCTGGCGCGGCGCGTTCCTTTTGCTCGCGCGCGCCGTCTCCACCAACGGAGAGTGCGACACCCCCGCGCCGCCCGATGGCACGCCCAAGGCCCGCCACAATCCCTTCGCCAAGGAGGGGGCGTGCGCTTCGGAGTTCTCCCTCGCCTCGGGCACCCACACGGTGTCGCGCCCCGGCTCGTTGCTCGACGGGTTTTGCTCGCGCTGCCATATGCCGGCCAATTTCATCGACAACGTGCCCCTGCACAACGTGACCGTCGATCGCGAGACCGGGCTGGAGTCGGGCAAGCTCGATCCGCGCTTCAATCCCACCTCCGACAATGGGACGGGGTTCGCGTTCGCAACCCTGGATTCGCAATATCGAAATACCGAGCCCGGCAAAAACGGCGTCTTCTGCGCCGTCTGCCATAGCTTCACGGCCACCCGCGATACGCCCTTCCACAATTATGCGCGCAGCGGCAACGAATACGCTCCGGCCGTGGGCGAGCGGACCCGCGCCGAGCTGCTCCCTCCGGCCCAAGAGGACGCCTTTGGCGTCGCCGACCCGACGGTGCGAAACCTGGGCTACAGCATCGGCGCCGGCTCCTACCGCCTCTCGCCCCACGCCATCGCCAACCCCGAGCGCGTGGGGCCGCTCGCCGCGAACGCGCCGCTCTCGCCCATCGATACGAACACCAGCCAGGTCTTCGGACAAGACGTCCCGTACCAGGTGGTGGACCCCTCCAAGCACCGCGGCTTCCACCAAGCCATGTTCGTTCGATCCGAGATGTGCGCCTCCTGCCACGACGTGACGAACGCCTTGCCCATCCGCAACCACGTGGGCAAATGGGTGGGCGGATTTCCCATCGAGCGCACGTACACGGAGTGGGCAAACAGCCGCTACGCCGATCGCCCCGGCAATCGCAACTTCGATCCGCGCACCAAACGCGATTGCCAGAGCTGCCATATGCAACAAGATTTCGGCCAGCCCGGCACCGCCCAAACCCTGTACGAAAACGGCGAGCCGGGACGCCCGCTGCCCATCCCCAACGCGCCCGTCGCCGAGGGCGGCAAGCCGCGCCCCTTCTTTACGCACCACTTCGTGGGTGGAAATGCGCTGGTGCCCCATCTCATCGGCAAAGGCATCGACTCGGCCGGCCGCGTGGCGCCGTACCCCGAGCTGCTCGCCACCAGCTTCTCCTCGGCGGACCACAAGAGCCCGTACTCACGCGCCGTCTGGGCGCACACCGACCGCAAAGGCCCGTACGCGCAGCAAGCGCGCATGGCGTGGGACCGGCTGCGGCACGTGCTTCGAATGGATCTCACCAGCTCGCGCTCCGCGCGCGCCGGCGAGCCGCTCCCCATCGCCATCACCTTGGCCAACACCGGCAGCGGGCACGATTTTCCCACCGGCTTCCCCGAGGGCCGCAACGCGTGGCTGGCGGTGCACGCCTACGACCTCGCCACCGGCACCGAGCTCCCCATCCGCGACGCGGTGTGGGGCCGCACCTCGGTCGGCATCGGCAACTTGACCACTGAAGAAATGGTCGACCCCAGCTTCCCCGGCTGCAACTGGAAGCTCCCGGCCGGCTCCGCCGATCCCTATGCGCCTCAGTTCAAGGCGGTGGCATCCCTCGGCGATGGCTGCCCCACGCTCGATCTGCCCTATGCCGCCCCGCTGAACCTCGTCACCAACAAGGCGGGCTTGCCCATCGACGAGGGCGGCCGCGTGGTGGATGCCTCGAACCCGACGGGGCTCGTACAGTTCAAGGACATCAACGGCAACGGCGATCTGTTCGACGATTCGTTCTTGAGCGACACGCGCTTCAAGCCCATGCCGCAGCCGGAGGCGACGAAGGCCATCCATCGCTACTCGGTCATGGTCCCCGCCGGAACGCGCGGCCCCATCGCGGTGGCGGCCTCGGTGTACTACCAATCCGTGGAGGCCATCGTGGCCCTGAAGTTCCTCGGCAACATGGCCGACACCAACGAAAACTTCGTGCTCGAGCCGTGCGTCCTCGGCGGCCGTTGCGATGGCCGCAAGCCCTCCACCGAGCCCGCGGTGGTCGAAGGCGCTCCGCCCGTTCCCATGGTCGCGCGCAGCCTGGAGATCCCCATCGATGGCGTGGCGCCAGACACCTCGGCGCCGCGCGTGCAGACCTACCCCGCGCCCAACGCCGACCGCGTTTACCCGGACGTGGTGGTCAAGGCCTTCGTCTCCAAGCCCATACGCGCCCTGGATGCGCGCACCTTTACCCTGGAGGGCCCGCACGGCCCCGTGCCCGCTTGGGTCGATCCCATTGGCGACGGCGCCTGGGGGCTCTTTCCGAATGCCATTCGCCTCGAGCCCGGGAAGACGTACACGGCGCGCATCAAGGCCGGCGTCTGCGACCTCGCCAGCAACTGCACCACCCGCGATCTCGTCTGGTCGTTTACGGTGGCGGCCGACGACACGCAGGCCGCCGGCGACACCACCATCCTCGCGGGGTTCATACGCTGA
- a CDS encoding metalloregulator ArsR/SmtB family transcription factor translates to MLESALPPNRWDLYRVLSEPVRLRLLALAAEEELAIGELAELLGESQPNVSRHIAPLKQAGLVVVRKQGTRALVRLRDGATADAVIADALASGRSLCEADCAAVGTSVQARIDDVLRARDAVAREYFAAPRAGGANGAVGDSSAGPRPPVELGAYLAALAVLLPRRGVAVDVGTGDGGLLEVLAPVFERVIALDRSGVQLAEARARVKARGFSNVTLLEGDLAGDEARRAVGQGADVVFAARLLHHAAKPAALVQTLAALVAPGGSLVVLDYARHEDESMRNAADLWLGFEPAELKKFARAAGLERALVVPLSSALITSGPDHHLPWQVLVATKPTAHPAGEAAAGT, encoded by the coding sequence ATGCTCGAAAGCGCCCTCCCTCCCAATCGCTGGGACCTGTATCGGGTCCTCTCCGAGCCTGTTCGGCTGCGGCTCCTGGCGTTGGCCGCGGAAGAGGAGCTGGCGATTGGCGAGCTGGCGGAGCTTCTTGGCGAGAGCCAGCCCAATGTGTCGCGCCATATCGCACCGCTCAAGCAAGCGGGCCTGGTGGTCGTGCGCAAGCAAGGCACGCGCGCCCTGGTCCGCCTTCGCGATGGCGCGACCGCCGATGCCGTGATCGCCGATGCGCTGGCGAGCGGGCGCTCGCTCTGCGAAGCGGATTGCGCCGCCGTGGGCACCTCGGTCCAGGCGCGCATCGATGATGTGCTCCGCGCCCGGGATGCGGTCGCCCGTGAGTACTTTGCCGCGCCGCGTGCAGGCGGTGCAAACGGTGCGGTCGGCGATTCGTCGGCGGGGCCCCGTCCGCCCGTGGAGCTGGGCGCGTACCTCGCGGCCCTCGCCGTGCTCTTGCCGCGTCGCGGTGTCGCGGTGGACGTCGGGACGGGCGATGGAGGCCTGCTCGAGGTCCTCGCCCCCGTGTTCGAGCGCGTGATCGCGCTGGATCGCTCGGGCGTGCAGCTCGCCGAGGCGCGGGCGCGCGTGAAGGCCCGCGGATTTTCCAATGTCACCTTGCTCGAAGGCGATCTCGCGGGTGACGAGGCCCGGCGCGCGGTGGGGCAGGGGGCCGACGTCGTGTTCGCCGCCCGATTGTTGCATCATGCAGCCAAACCGGCGGCGCTGGTCCAAACCCTGGCCGCGCTGGTCGCGCCGGGCGGCTCCTTGGTGGTGCTCGACTACGCCCGGCACGAGGACGAGTCGATGCGCAACGCCGCCGATCTCTGGCTCGGGTTCGAGCCCGCGGAGCTCAAAAAATTCGCGCGCGCGGCGGGGCTCGAGAGGGCCCTGGTCGTGCCGCTTTCGTCCGCACTCATCACGTCCGGACCGGATCATCACCTCCCCTGGCAGGTGCTCGTCGCAACCAAACCGACGGCGCACCCGGCAGGCGAGGCGGCGGCCGGCACGTAA
- the ahcY gene encoding adenosylhomocysteinase, whose protein sequence is MEYRERPMAENYKIKDIKLAEWGRKEIEIAESEMPGLMALRQEYGASKPLAGARIAGCLHMTLQTAVLIETLTALGAEVTWTSCNIYSTQDHAAAAIAATGVPVFAWKGETEEEYYECIEAQLKAFKGGKGPNLILDDGGDLTLVVHQKHPQLFSGPDPIRGLSEETTTGVHRLYEMHKKGELKVPAINVNDSVTKSKFDNLYGCRESLGDGLKRATGVMFAGKVAVVCGYGDVGKGCAQSLRGLGARVIITEIDPIIALQAAMEGYQVTTLEKVAPLGDIFVTATGCMNVIRGEHMRAMKDQAILCNIGHFDTEIDVAWLEKNPEIKENNIKPQVDQFIFPDGKRITLLARGRLVNLGCANGHPSFVMSSSFSNQTLAQIALWTETKNYPVGVHVLPKKLDEKVAALHLGKLGVELTTLTAEQAAYLGVPVEGPFKPDHYRY, encoded by the coding sequence ATGGAGTACAGGGAGAGACCGATGGCTGAAAATTACAAAATCAAAGATATCAAACTTGCCGAGTGGGGCCGCAAAGAAATCGAGATTGCGGAGTCGGAGATGCCCGGTCTCATGGCCCTTCGCCAAGAGTACGGCGCGAGCAAGCCGCTGGCGGGCGCGCGCATCGCCGGCTGCCTCCACATGACCTTGCAGACGGCGGTCCTCATCGAGACCCTGACGGCGCTCGGCGCCGAGGTCACCTGGACGAGCTGCAACATCTACTCGACCCAGGACCACGCGGCGGCGGCCATCGCGGCCACCGGCGTGCCGGTCTTCGCCTGGAAGGGCGAGACCGAGGAAGAGTACTACGAGTGCATCGAGGCGCAGCTCAAGGCCTTCAAGGGCGGCAAGGGCCCCAACTTGATCCTCGACGACGGCGGCGACCTCACGCTCGTCGTCCACCAGAAGCACCCGCAGCTCTTCTCGGGCCCCGATCCGATCCGCGGCCTGTCCGAGGAGACCACCACGGGCGTGCACCGGCTCTACGAGATGCACAAGAAGGGCGAGCTCAAGGTCCCCGCCATCAATGTCAACGACTCGGTCACCAAGTCGAAGTTCGATAATCTCTACGGCTGCCGCGAGTCGCTCGGCGACGGTCTGAAGCGGGCCACCGGCGTCATGTTCGCCGGCAAGGTCGCCGTCGTGTGCGGCTACGGCGATGTCGGCAAGGGGTGCGCGCAGTCGCTCCGCGGCCTCGGCGCCCGCGTCATCATCACCGAGATCGATCCGATCATCGCGCTCCAGGCGGCGATGGAAGGCTACCAGGTCACGACCCTCGAGAAGGTCGCGCCGCTGGGCGACATCTTCGTCACGGCCACGGGCTGCATGAACGTCATCCGCGGTGAACACATGCGCGCGATGAAGGACCAGGCGATCCTCTGCAACATCGGCCACTTCGACACCGAGATCGACGTCGCGTGGCTCGAGAAGAACCCGGAGATCAAAGAGAACAACATCAAGCCGCAGGTCGACCAGTTCATCTTCCCCGACGGCAAGCGCATCACCTTGCTCGCCCGCGGCCGCCTCGTGAACCTCGGATGCGCCAACGGTCACCCGTCGTTCGTCATGTCGAGCTCCTTCTCGAACCAGACCCTCGCGCAGATCGCCCTCTGGACGGAGACGAAGAACTACCCCGTCGGCGTCCACGTTCTGCCGAAGAAGCTCGACGAAAAAGTCGCGGCTCTCCACTTGGGGAAGCTCGGCGTCGAGCTGACCACGCTCACCGCCGAACAAGCGGCTTACCTCGGCGTTCCCGTCGAGGGCCCGTTCAAGCCGGATCACTACCGCTACTGA